Sequence from the Ostrea edulis chromosome 8, xbOstEdul1.1, whole genome shotgun sequence genome:
ACCAAATGTTGTTTAATAAATATCTCTAGATAGCTTGAGAGACAttaaacttgttacactggcaTATCCTaaaaagtagatgacccctattgatatagaggtcacaaggtcaaagtacTCCTGACATAGGAAATATTGTCTGCTTAATATCTTATGAATCCTTATTGTGACATACATGATtcaacttggtacactggtacctCCTAAAAATTAGATGACCCTTGTTGGTTTTCAGATCACAATATTGAAGATCATCAATCTAATTACTGATAGACTTTTAAATTTAAAgttgataattttcaatattgccACATGGGAGGGAGAGCATACATGTTTCtaaaacatatcttgtttttcaATATGTTCTTTTGAATAATGACAAATTTAGAAAGAATAAGTTTATTTCATTGATCACCTTTATTTTTGTACAGTGTACGTACAAGAGGTTGGACATGCTGGAAGAGATGGCCAAGCACCAGAAGCTGTTTTATACTTCAATAACTCTGATCTTGCAGAGAAACTTGTCGAAAACAGCACGATCGAGTTTGTTCGGTTAAAGTCATGCAGGAGACAGTACCTATCTACATACTTTGATGCACCCATTGAAAGTGTCAATAACTGTTGTGATGTGTGTAGCAATGACAGATCAAATATCCGTGGTTTTAAGGTTCCCTCACTGGAACAAAGACATCATGTGAGACTCTCTCTTCAAACATATGTAAATGCTGACTCTTCAGGAGAGTTAGCATTTCTTTTGTCTGAGGAAAAGCTACAGACaattgttgattgttttgagTACATCAGAGATGAGACATCTCTTTCATCATTGTTAAATGCAAATGTACCCGAGGCGGTTTCTAATTCTCTTTTTTCTATCTTATCATTGTTTCA
This genomic interval carries:
- the LOC130049420 gene encoding ATP-dependent DNA helicase RecQ-like, with amino-acid sequence MGADLQNVKRIIHAGPPTSPEVYVQEVGHAGRDGQAPEAVLYFNNSDLAEKLVENSTIEFVRLKSCRRQYLSTYFDAPIESVNNCCDVCSNDRSNIRGFKVPSLEQRHHVRLSLQTYVNADSSGELAFLLSEEKLQTIVDCFEYIRDETSLSSLLNANVPEAVSNSLFSILSLFQNS